From one Rhopalosiphum padi isolate XX-2018 chromosome 2, ASM2088224v1, whole genome shotgun sequence genomic stretch:
- the LOC132922283 gene encoding charged multivesicular body protein 4b, translating to MSFLGKLFGSKKEEKGPSTEDAIQKLRSTEEMLIKKQEFLEKKIEQEVAIAKKNGTTNKRAALQALKRKKRYEQQLAQIDGTMLTIEQQREALEGANTNTAVLTTMKTAADALKSAHQNMNVDDVHNMMDDIAESQDLSKEISEAISNPVAFGTDVDEDELQKELEELEQEELDKELLNTGKTPVTDLPTPAVPTFEPSGRGKAKTKAEEDDDEMKELANWAS from the exons atgAGTTTCCTGGGTAAGCTTTTCGGTAGCAAAAAGGAGGAGAAAGGACCATCAACCGAAGATGCGATACAAAAGCTACGATCCACTGAAGAAATGCTGAttaaaaaacaagaatttttagaaaaaaaaattgaacaggAGGTAGcgatagcaaaaaaaaatggtacaaCTAATAAACGAG CTGCATTACAAGCATTGAAGCGTAAGAAACGGTACGAACAACAATTAGCGCAAATTGATGGTACTATGTTAACTATTGAACAACAACGAGAAGCGTTAGAAGGTGCGAACACAAATACAGCAGTATTAACTACAATGAAAACTGCTGCTGATGCACTTAAATCGGCCCATCAAAATAT gAATGTTGATGATGTTCATAATATGATGGACGATATAGCGGAATCCCAAGATTTATCAAAAGAAATATCAGAAGCTATTTCAAATCCAGTTGCATTTGGAACTGATGTAGACGAG gaTGAATTACAAAAAGAATTGGAAGAGCTAGAACAAGAAGAATTGGACAAAGAGTTGTTGAATACAGGCAAGACACCTGTCACCGATTTGCCAACGCCTGCAGTGCCAACATTTGAGCCCAGTGGCCGAGGCAAAG caaAAACTAAAGCTGAAGAAGATGATGACGAAATGAAAGAATTAGCTAATTGggcttcataa